Part of the Aquimarina sp. MAR_2010_214 genome is shown below.
AATAACACTTTCTACAAACCTACATCATTTTCAGTATGCTTCTTTATTAAGAAATAAATTGGCTTTTTCATATTATATGGAAAGTAATAATATGCCAGTACCTTCCTTACTTAGTCATAACCTGAAAGGTAGATTTTATTATCAATCCAATCTACAACAGGTTAATACTGTAGAAGATTTGTGTGATTTTTTTAAAAACTTGTTTGAAGTTACAGGGAAAACAAAAGTATTTGTTAAATCCATCATAGAAATGGGAGGAACAGGAGCATACCTTATAACTAAACAAAATCTTGAAAAAGAAATCAAGGCGTATGGATTCTATATACTGAATAATGATTGTATTCATCAAGAAGTGATAGAACAACATCAAGGGATCAATAAGATATATAAGCATAGTGTAAACACTATTCGATTTGACACCTATTTAGATAAGAATAATACAATACATATTCTTTCTGCTTTTATGAGGTTTGGTAGAGGAGGTAGTGTTATAGATAATGGTAGTCTAGGAGGCTTTTATATCTCTGTAGATATAAATAAAGGAACGCTTAGAGGCAAAAGTCATCAGTTGATGAAATATGGAGGTGAACAGTTACATGCACATCCTGATACAGGTATTGTTTTTGATGATTATGAAATCCCATATTTTAAAGAATCCTGTGAATTAATAAAACGAGCTGTTTCTTTTATTCCTGATCGTATTATAGGTTGGGATATTGCAATTGGAACAGATGGTCCTATAATTATTGAAGGTAACGATAATAATTCTTTTGTTACTCCTGATATTGCCTACGGTGGATATCTGAAACACCCTGTTTTTAAGGAAATTATGGAAGAAGCTTAGATTAAGTGAAGAGTGTGAAAAGTATGAAAATATCTGAAATAATAAGAAATAAAGCATTTTGGAGTATTGATGCGCTAACAGGAGGGAAAAAACGACATCATTATAATGATATTAAGTTTATTCTAGAGAATCCGGTATCTCAAAAAGCGATTGATTTCAAAGCGAGAAACTTACAAAATGTCTTAGAACATGCGATAGCCTCTACTCAAAATTATCAGAAGTATAAAACATATAACTCTTTAGAAGATTTTCCTGTCGTGAATAAAAATATTATCAGAGATAATTTTGAAAATTTTCAGTCTAAAGAATATGTCAACCTACCTAAGTTTACTGTAAGTACCAGTGGATCTACAGGAACACCATTTAAAGTATATCAAGATAAGAGAAAAAGAGTAAGAAGTATTGTGGACACCATTTTTTTTTCAGAAATGGCGGGTTTTAAGATTGGATATAAGCTTACTTATTTTAGATTATGGAATGCGTTTGAAAAAAAAGGTAAGTTTACCCAATGGGTTCAAAACCTCATACCGGTTGATGTATTCGAACTAAGTAAAGAGAGCGAAATTCAGAATATCCTCAATACATTATCACAAAGTAAATCATCTAATAGTTGGTTAGGATATGCTTCTGCGTATGAAGAGATATGTAAGTATTTGGATAAAAACCCATCATTGAAAGTAGCTTATACTTTAAAATCAGCAATTGCTATATCAGAGCGATTAAGTGATTACACAAAACAAGCAATGAAAAAATATTTTAACATTAATATCATTTCCAGATATTCTAATGTAGAAAATGGAATCATTGCACAACAGCTGTTAGAAGAGGATTTTTTTAGAGTCAATGAAGCTAGTTATTTTGTTGAAGTCCTAAAGTTAGATTCTGATGAGCCTATAGAAGATGGCAAACCAGGCAGGATAGTAATAACCGATTTGTTTAATTACTGTATGCCTATGATTCGATATGATACAGGAGATATTGGGGTTAAGAATACTATAAAATCAAAAATAGTATTATCTATAATCGAAGGAAGAAAAATAGATGTTATTTACAATACAAAAGGAGATATTATAACCATCAACCTGGTTTTACTAGTTAATAAATATCCAATGCTAAAACAATGTCAACTTATTCAGAAATCCGTAGGAAAATATCACCTCAAATTAAACATAGAAAAGGAGTTTATACGAGAAGAAGAGTTTCTTAGCGAATTTAAAGTGTATTTGGGCGAAGATGCCAATATATCAGTAGAATATGTAGACGAAATTCCGTTACTTGCATCTGGAAAAAGAAGGGTAATGGTTAACGAAATGATTAATTCATAATTAGTAAAAAGTACAAATTATGTATAAATTATTTATCAAAAGAAGTTTAGATTTTTGTGCAGCATTGAGTGTGCTATTTTTTATTTCACCCATTTTTTTATTATTGATTATTTTTTTAGCACTAGCAAATCGTGGTAAGCCATTTTTTGTGCAAAGGAGGCCCGGTAAAAATGAAAAGATTTTTAGTATCATAAAGTTCAAGACGATGAACGATAAAAAAGATGTTAATGGGGAATTATTACCAGATAAAGATAGGATAACTAGTGTGGGAGCATTTGTAAGAAAAACATCTTTGGATGAGATTCCACAATTAATA
Proteins encoded:
- a CDS encoding sugar-transfer associated ATP-grasp domain-containing protein, yielding MKTKLLLLQKRFLVFFNDKNRKGIIQIIKEVLVFWIIKQELPYFYFGKFLYRKDVKNYKDYLSSKEIDKITLSTNLHHFQYASLLRNKLAFSYYMESNNMPVPSLLSHNLKGRFYYQSNLQQVNTVEDLCDFFKNLFEVTGKTKVFVKSIIEMGGTGAYLITKQNLEKEIKAYGFYILNNDCIHQEVIEQHQGINKIYKHSVNTIRFDTYLDKNNTIHILSAFMRFGRGGSVIDNGSLGGFYISVDINKGTLRGKSHQLMKYGGEQLHAHPDTGIVFDDYEIPYFKESCELIKRAVSFIPDRIIGWDIAIGTDGPIIIEGNDNNSFVTPDIAYGGYLKHPVFKEIMEEA
- a CDS encoding phenylacetate--CoA ligase family protein — encoded protein: MKISEIIRNKAFWSIDALTGGKKRHHYNDIKFILENPVSQKAIDFKARNLQNVLEHAIASTQNYQKYKTYNSLEDFPVVNKNIIRDNFENFQSKEYVNLPKFTVSTSGSTGTPFKVYQDKRKRVRSIVDTIFFSEMAGFKIGYKLTYFRLWNAFEKKGKFTQWVQNLIPVDVFELSKESEIQNILNTLSQSKSSNSWLGYASAYEEICKYLDKNPSLKVAYTLKSAIAISERLSDYTKQAMKKYFNINIISRYSNVENGIIAQQLLEEDFFRVNEASYFVEVLKLDSDEPIEDGKPGRIVITDLFNYCMPMIRYDTGDIGVKNTIKSKIVLSIIEGRKIDVIYNTKGDIITINLVLLVNKYPMLKQCQLIQKSVGKYHLKLNIEKEFIREEEFLSEFKVYLGEDANISVEYVDEIPLLASGKRRVMVNEMINS